From a single Fusarium fujikuroi IMI 58289 draft genome, chromosome FFUJ_chr03 genomic region:
- a CDS encoding related to bromodomain and PHD finger-containing protein: MAPASPTPRRPVTGRRRGRPPGSTNAARAARAALAAASATEPPPKRRRYIPGGAGGGGRFADADLLTTPNTTGPPTVSRSRAAAREAINGPSPSIMPRRERGARTRAAGNDGLEEMQWGSAAAMATAVKQAEDYKPREERSWEDFHPNLDIDATFMILRSEQVDGIPQEQPDSSVVQAFGTPLDETRTPSRQPNPASTGNTPNPQGRSDSNAADVLGETPLRRPRRPTRDVVSFYSSKPLDFLSTPKTPKILPIQNQTPKEKLDLKLPSYRKTNSIELYESKTFGQARFVDKSMSNVGYQESDHYLRPEQALIKSSDLTMEDDAELTDAAMAASDGPVHRTRIGRVEYDMDEQDDIWLGRYNTHRKQNDVPAITREIFEITMTKIEKEWHVLEKRIPKPNPKPPQTHRPRSSSAAAVNGEPQGGEEPDSKCAICDDGDCENTNAIVFCDGCNLAVHQECYGVPFIPEGQWLCRKCQLCGPSVPTCIFCPNTDGAFKQTNSSKWAHLLCAMWIPEVSLGNHTFMEPVMDVEKVPKSRWKLTCYICRQRMGACIQCGNKNCYQAFHVTCARRSRLFLKMKTSQGALAVLDGGMVLKAFCDKHCPPDYVQEHSVQQATKAAKKFYKRTMRNRIWADNTAVANAIAEQQRNALSEKPSDETQVTGTKSAAVGDKKRGQNPKNVWKTPAGAPIIPQAVFEVVDASIQRFALPKRKEFLSQACRYWTLKRENRRGAALLKRLQLQMESFSSMELTRRDFAAMGPSGKIRLARRIEFAENLIIELEQLKDLAAELVEREQIKVAACELEQEFVDECYFPVAKLLNPAVDRAISLDKDLFKDGLDKLQSRVNARFYVTVMSFALDLCDVISTGISTAPPESSTVATQTEVVDASLAKTTFSDIRERRKLGKRILKAVQPHLETALRIESEISQKPFEGLKKELENIIDRSVDIRPLTATSQDKPTDLSDEANDTIMVDAELQITVKASSTEGGDAMDTTSDNGNIEVSTNIDVDTSDLAEAGAVGKHESLPNTINSSNTPPDTDGYVSKPQPAQSGPPTPPQSNGSLGLEPADPLTDGGILWYLKGHDPKGTSVLEERWAGRDAIRMLSEDLTDLDDEEFKGLGMDVDHAAASATVEADVQEEVEPAGGKTRASKAKKRRTSTRRR; the protein is encoded by the exons ATGGCTCCGGCATCTCCGACTCCCAGGCGACCCGTTACCGGAAGACGTCGAGGTCGCCCTCCGGGTTCGACCAATGCTGCTCGTGCTGCAAGAGCAGCCCTCGCGGCAGCCTCCGCAACTGAACCACCACCGAAACGACGTCGATATATTCCAGGAGGGGCCGGTGGCGGTGGTCGCTTCGCTGATGCTGACTTGCTAACCACGCCGAATACCACTGGGCCTCCAACAGTCTCGAGGTCAAGAGCAGCTGCGCGCGAGGCCATCAATGGCCCTTCTCCATCCATAATGCCTCGGCGAGAAAGAGGCGCTCGCACGCGCGCTGCTGGCAATGATGGCTTGGAGGAAATGCAGTGGGGTTCAGCTGCGGCTATGGCAACTGCTGTGAAGCAGGCTGAAGACTACAAGCCCCGCGAGGAACGCAGCTGGGAGGACTTCCACCCTAACCTAGATATTGATGCTACATTCATGATCCTGCGATCTGAACAGGTTGATGGCATACCCCAAGAACAACCTGATTCATCAGTGGTTCAGGCATTCGGAACACCCTTGGACGAAACCCGAACCCCATCGAGACAACCAAACCCCGCATCAACTGGAAACACACCAAATCCTCAAGGTCGCTCAGACTCCAATGCCGCCGATGTTCTTGGTGAAACACCTTTACGGCGCCCTCGTCGACCGACCCGAGATGTGGTCAGCTTTTACAGCAGCAAGCCTCTGGACTTTCTCTCAACACCGAAAACACCTAAAATTCTACCCATTCAGAACCAGACACCGAAAGAGAAGTTGGATCTTAAACTACCGTCATATCGTAAAACCAACAGCATTGAATTATATGAGAGCAAAACTTTTGGCCAGGCTCGCTTTGTCGACAAGTCAATGAGTAATGTTGGCTATCAGGAGAGTGATCACTACCTGCGCCCGGAGCAAGCTTTAATCAAATCTTCTGATCTTACCAtggaagatgatgcagaaTTGACCGATGCTGCTATGGCAGCATCTGACGGGCCGGTCCACCGTACCCGAATCGGTCGTGTCGAATATGATATGGATGAACAAGACGATATTTGGCTTGGGCGATACAATACTCACCGCAAGCAAAACGACGTTCCAGCTATCACCCGAGAAATTTTCGAAATTACTATGACAAAGATCGAAAAGGAGTGGCATGTGCTTGAGAAGAGAATTCCAAAACCCAACCCGAAGCCTCCACAAACACATCGCCCACGATCAAGCTCTGCCGCCGCTGTAAATGGTGAGCCGCAAGGTGGTGAAGAGCCTGACTCAAAATGCGCCATTTGCGACGACGGCGACTGCGAAAACACCAATGCGATTGTATTCTGCGATGGCTGTAACCTTGCAGTTCATCAAGAATGTTATGGTGTCCCATTTATCCCAGAAGGCCAGTGGCTCTGCCGCAAATGCCAGCTCTGTGGGCCTTCGGTTCCT ACGTGTATCTTTTGCCCAAATACCGATGGTGCATTCAAGCAAACGAATTCCTCCAAGTGGGCACATCTGCTTTGCGCTATGTGGATTCCTGAGGTTTCCTTGGGCAATCACACGTTCATGGAACCAGTCATGGACGTGGAAAAGGTGCCGAAAAGCCGGTGGAAATTGACGTGCTACATTTGTCGACAGCGAATGGGCGCCTGCATACAGTGCGGAAACAAGAACTGCTATCAAGCATTTCATGTCACTTGTGCGCGGAGATCCCGGCTGTTTCTTAAGATGAAGACTAGCCAGGGTGCTCTCGCTGTGTTGGATGGCGGCATGGTACTCAAGGCCTTTTGTGACAAGCATTGCCCGCCTGACTATGTGCAAGAGCATAGTGTTCAACAGGCCACAAAGGCAGCTAAGAAATTCTATAAGAGAACCATGAGGAATCGTATCTGGGCTGATAACACCGCTGTTGCGAATGCTATTGCAGAGCAGCAGCGCAATGCCCTTTCAGAAAAGCCGTCGGATGAAACACAGGTTACTGGGACAAAGTCTGCAGCCGTTGGTGACAAAAAGAGAGGCCAGAATCCGAAAAACGTCTGGAAAACTCCTGCAGGGGCACCTATTATACCGCAGGCCGTGTTTGAAGTTGTAGACGCTTCGATCCAAAGATTCGCATTACCCAAACGAAAGGAGTTCCTGAGCCAGGCATGTCGCTACTGGACCCTGAAGCGTGAGAACCGTCGAGGAGCGGCACTTCTAAAGCGCCTGCAGCTTCAGATGGAGTCCTTTTCCTCGATGGAACTTACGCGACGTGACTTCGCAGCTATGGGACCGAGCGGAAAGATCAGGCTTGCTAGACGCATTGAATTCGCCGAGAATTTGATTattgagcttgagcagcTCAAAGATCTTGCAGCCGAGCTTGTGGAACGGGAGCAGATCAAGGTTGCCGCGTGTGAACTTGAACAAGAATTTGTGGATGAGTGTTATTTCCCTGTCGCAAAACTTCTCAACCCTGCTGTTGACAGGGCAATATC ACTTGATAAAGATCTCTTCAAGGACggtcttgacaagcttcaaAGCCGCGTTAATGCCCGCTTTTATGTGACAGTAATGTCCTTCGCGTTAGATCTTTGCGATGTAATCAGTACTGGCATTTCTACAGCACCGCCTGAGTCATCTACGGTTGCAACTCAAACTGAAGTTGTCGATGCATCACTTGCTAAAACCACTTTCTCGGATATACGAGAACGCCGAAAATTGGGAAAACGCATATTGAAGGCTGTTCAGCCACACCTTGAGACAGCCTTACGGATCGAGTCGGAGATCTCCCAAAAGCCTTTCGAGGGCTTGAAGAAGGAGCTGGAGAATATTATTGACAGAAGCGTAGACATCCGACCACTGACTGCGACGAGCCAAGATAAACCAACTGACCTCAGTGATGAAGCCAACGACACTATTATGGTTGATGCCGAGCTTCAAATTACCGTTAAGGCCAGTTCCACTGAGGGTGGAGATGCGATGGATACTACTTCTGATAATGGAAACATTGAGGTCAGCACCAATATTGATGTCGATACATCTGATCTCGCAGAGGCAGGTGCCGTCGGAAAACACGAATCTCTCCCCAACACTATCAACTCATCCAATACACCCCCCGACACAGATGGTTATGTGTCGAAGCCTCAGCCGGCACAATCGGGGCCTCCCACACCGCCACAATCTAACGGCAGTCTTGGATTGGAACCCGCGGATCCTCTCACAGACGGAGGGATACTTTGGTACCTCAAGGGTCATGACCCCAAGGGAACATCCGTTCTCGAGGAGCGGTGGGCCGGGAGAGATGCCATACGCATGCTCAGCGAGGACCTTACAGATTTAGATGACGAAGAGTTCAAAGGCTTGGGTATGGATGTTGACCACGCTGCAGCATCTGCCACAGTTGAGGCAGATGTGCAGGAGGAGGTAGAACCCGCGGGCGGTAAGACCAGAGCGAGTAAAGCAAAGAAGCGGAGGAcatcaacaaggagaagatga